From Gemmatimonadaceae bacterium:
TGTAAACGCGGGATATTTCTTCCCCTCATCGTCGGGAAGAACATTCGGAAAGGAAACGTGAACGACAGCGTCCCACCACGGAGCAAAATCATCGCGGCATTTGCCGCGATTTATGTCATATGGGGCTCGACGTATCTTGGCATCCGGCTGGTCGTCGAGACGATGCCACCTTTTCTGACGTCGGGTGTCCGGTTTCTGATCGCAGGAAGTATCCTCTTCTGCTGGTCATGGTTCCGCGACGGGGAGCGGCCGACCCGGCTCCACTGGCGCAATGCTGCGATCGTTGGTGCCTTTCTTCTCCTGGGCGGCAATGGGGGCGTGAGCTGGGCCGTGCAGTTCATTCCATCGGGCATTGCGGCGCTGCTCGTCGCGATTCCGTGGCTCGTTCTCGTCGACTGGGCCCGCCCGAACGGAGTTCGTCCCAGTCGCGGTGTGCTCGTTGGACTCCTCGTTGGCCTCATCGGCGTGGCGGTGCTGATTGGTCCCGCCGTCATGGACCCGGGCGCTGTCCCAGTCGGTAGGGCAGCGAGCAAAGGCATCCGGCCGGGCGCCGTATTCGTGCTGCTGCTCACGTCCATTTCATGGGCCACTGGATCGATTTTCTCGCGACATGCCGTGATGCCGCGTTCCTCCAACCTGGGAACCGGCATGCAGAT
This genomic window contains:
- a CDS encoding EamA family transporter, translating into MAHRCKRGIFLPLIVGKNIRKGNVNDSVPPRSKIIAAFAAIYVIWGSTYLGIRLVVETMPPFLTSGVRFLIAGSILFCWSWFRDGERPTRLHWRNAAIVGAFLLLGGNGGVSWAVQFIPSGIAALLVAIPWLVLVDWARPNGVRPSRGVLVGLLVGLIGVAVLIGPAVMDPGAVPVGRAASKGIRPGAVFVLLLTSISWATGSIFSRHAVMPRSSNLGTGMQMLCGGALLSLVGIIIREPMRFDAAAVSARSLMALVYLIFIGSLIGYSAYMWLLKVATPARVATHAYVNPVVAVFLGWAFAGEDLSVRTIIAATIIVSAVAIVTTARSSPAVQD